The region GCTGGACCTGGGCCATGGTTCTCGACTCCTGCTGCGTAAGGGTGATGGCTAGGAGGTTAGCCGGGCGGCCCATCCCGGTGGAAATCGGTTGGTCCCCCGGCCGGAGGGCAGGCCCAGGCGCTCAGCGCCTGCGCAGGGGCAGCGGGGCGCCCATGACGGCGTACGGCTTGGGTGCGCTGGGGAAGAGAACCTGCCGCGCGAGGTCCTCGTACCCGAGGGAGCGGTACAGGCCGCGGGCCGGGCTGTCGGTGTCGATGGCGGAGAGGATCGAGCGGGGTTCGGTGGCGCTGTCCGTGATGCCGGTGATCAGGGACCGGCCCAGGCCGTGGTTCTGGTAGTGCGGGTGGACGTGCAGCTCGGTGATCACGAAGGAGTGGTCGAGCCAGGCGTCGCGTCCCTGGGCGCGCAGATACGGTTCCACGACGGTGGACCACCAGTGGGTGCGGTCGTTGGGCATGCCGTAGACGAAGCCGACGAGCCGTCCGTCGACCGTCGTCGCGCCGAGTGCGCGGGCTCCGGGGTAGGTGAGGTGACGCAGCACGATCTGGCGGCGTACGGCGATCTCGTCGGCGCCGAGCCCGAAGGCGAGGGCCTGCACGGCGAGCGCCTCGTCGACGCGCGCCGCGAGATCCAGCGGGCCGACGACCACGTCGTCGGGGTTGCGGGGGCCCTGACC is a window of Streptomyces mirabilis DNA encoding:
- a CDS encoding GNAT family N-acetyltransferase; the protein is MLRFPGQGPRNPDDVVVGPLDLAARVDEALAVQALAFGLGADEIAVRRQIVLRHLTYPGARALGATTVDGRLVGFVYGMPNDRTHWWSTVVEPYLRAQGRDAWLDHSFVITELHVHPHYQNHGLGRSLITGITDSATEPRSILSAIDTDSPARGLYRSLGYEDLARQVLFPSAPKPYAVMGAPLPLRRR